In Vicinamibacterales bacterium, the sequence TGAATTGGCGTGGTATCAGGCATAAACCGATTGAGGATCGTGTAGACGGGGCAGAATTTTGTGAACGGACTCGCTATTTGAAGCGCAGCCACTCCAACAGCTATATAGATCCAATTAACGCCAACTTGATTGGCAAGGACCACGGAGACTAAATACATAAGTCCCACGATCCCATCATGGACCTGCACTTTCATAATCTCTCGTTCACTCATGAATCCTCCTTTGCACTCGTGTTCAACATGCGATTTCGGCGCTAATAATGTTACCGTACGACTCGTGAGGGGAAGGTGGAGCCGAGGGGCAGAAGTGAACTGCCGACACCATGGTTGTCAGCCTTATCCAGCCGGCTGTGCTAACGCCTCTTTACTGATCTTGCATGGCTGCGCTAAACGGTTCGGGCGATATTGACCAAAGAATCACTCTTCTTTGTAATCTTGTTCTAGAATTCCCTTTTCTTTTAAAGTTCTTATTAGTTTTCCACTCTTACAAGTGCCACTATTCCCATCATTCCGAAAACGAATCCAATGACTGCTAATCCCTCCACCACACCTCCCGTTTCATTCTCCAGCTTCAACCTCCGCAATCCTCCAGATCGGTGAAGTCTATTCGCCCTCCGTCTGGGACAGTCTCCCTGTGGTCGCAGACAATCGTAGCTCCGGTTGCTGTATTGAGCCTGTATACCCGTGTAAGGCTGACTAGCCGCGCATCATCTCCCACTCCCCATGCCCACATTGTTGCGGCTGCGATCTGATACCGTCCGATTTCATCCTGCTGTGCTGACGTGTTCTGAGAGGACAGCATCCCGATTACGAACGCGATGAGCAGCATGCCGACGATCCACACTTTATTCGTCATAACCCCTCCAGTTGATTGCTCATACGATAACGCCTTCTGACCGCTGGTTCTAGTTGCGACGCTTCGGCGTTGAACCCTCCACCAAGCAGCGGTTGACTCGAGTTCTCCAGGTGATCGGGAGCCTTGATCAGATGCAGGGCAGCATTACTGCGCTGACTATTTCTGAGAAGGACAAGGCGGCTATTCGGTGGGACAACACCGCCAAGCTGTTCGGTTTTTAACGCACCCTCGCAGTCAGCGCCTATGTGATGACTGGGACATGCTGACGACAAACTCGTAGATCAACACAAGCTGTTCATCCGCGACAGTTTCTTCCTCTTGACCAGGCATTTCCCCGATCCCTTCTCTCACGATGCTTTTAAAATCAGGGTAGTCGCGTTCCATCGGGATGAGCGAAGGGCCATTGGCACCGCGTGCGCTTGGCCCATGACACATGACGCACCCCGCGTCAGAAAACGCCTGCTTACCTTGGGGAGTGTCGTCAGGTCGGGAGATAAGACCCGCGTCCAGCTTTGTCGCGCATCCAGCGGATACCAGATACGTGAAGAGTAGTAATGCCAGTATGCCGAAACGCGCCATGGTTCACCTCTGAATTAATATCGCTATATTTAGTCATTCGGGAATAGACTCGGTTGCTAACCAGCCATATCTACTCCACAGTGACAAACTGCTAGTCTGTCGTTGTCGAGTAATTTACAACAGTTAATTAAGAGGAGAAGGTAATGGTGAGAAATAGGATACAGGGTGCTGTTTTCCTAATGGCATTATTAGCTTTATTTGCTGCCCCAATGGCCAGTGCCGATGACCTGGATGATGTTGAAGCCGTAATTAATCAATATATCGATTCAGAAGGCTTTGATTTAACAGAACAAACAAAACTCATGGCTAGTGATCGTACCTATATTTCTGACGGTATGATCTACTCAAATAACGAGAAATCCATGGCCTTGCAAACCGCCGGTAACAAAGTAATTACAACAGCAAATCCTGACGTTCAAAGGATCGCTACCATTGAAGACTTAAAGATTCGCCTAAATGGCAATGCGGCTGTTGCGAGTTTCTACAGAACAATAAATGACACAAATAGCGTAGAGAATGTTCGCGCTGGACAAAATGCGATGATTACCATTTACCAAACTGCAACGATGGTGCTATTTAAAGTGAATGATGATTGGAAAATAGTGCACACACACTTATCCCCAACCAAGTAATTTTCTCCTGCTAGCAGTGATAGCCAGTCAATCCCTGGCTATCACTGCTCAGCGTTAAACCCTCCACCAACCAGCGGTCGATTCTAGTCTTCCAGCAACATCGTCGGCGGCAGTGGGGGTAACTGAAACTGATGAATGAAAGAGAGAAAAGAGAGACCGATGAATCCTGAGCATAAGAAAAACGCATTGCGAATGATTCCCTATGGCTTGTACGTGTTAACCGCACAGTCTTCCGATGGCCAGATTGCAGCCGCGACGGTGAACTGGGTAACTCAAGTG encodes:
- a CDS encoding DUF2892 domain-containing protein, whose product is MSEREIMKVQVHDGIVGLMYLVSVVLANQVGVNWIYIAVGVAALQIASPFTKFCPVYTILNRFMPDTTPIQDGRARR
- a CDS encoding cytochrome c codes for the protein MARFGILALLLFTYLVSAGCATKLDAGLISRPDDTPQGKQAFSDAGCVMCHGPSARGANGPSLIPMERDYPDFKSIVREGIGEMPGQEEETVADEQLVLIYEFVVSMSQSSHRR